A region from the Chitinophaga sp. Cy-1792 genome encodes:
- a CDS encoding AraC family transcriptional regulator: protein MKSGEITTCILPVENENFQAATMDQFPEKLIPTGIPVKLGFYVLLLTEKGRPGITIDGQAIAVSTPAVICARPGSIMQWQKTAKLKGYMICFTANFFSVRYNNNALSGFAFLESANGGHLPLNTIQHKTWNTLLEQVMLESNQQHKNRDSILRSYLNIMLCMFDRERPAEVVLTKRNIREEKIRQFKSMLDEHFILHKAPSFYAGCLNITTNYLNKLCKQQEGLSCGAMIRRRVTIEAQRLLHYTADPITDIAHQLEFEQVSYFITFFKKNVGVTPEHYRKNN from the coding sequence ATGAAATCCGGAGAAATTACAACGTGTATACTTCCTGTTGAAAATGAAAATTTCCAGGCGGCAACTATGGATCAGTTTCCTGAAAAGCTTATCCCGACAGGTATTCCGGTCAAACTGGGCTTTTATGTTCTGTTACTGACAGAAAAAGGAAGACCTGGCATTACCATCGATGGACAGGCGATAGCCGTTTCCACTCCTGCTGTGATCTGTGCCAGGCCAGGTAGTATTATGCAATGGCAGAAGACAGCAAAGCTAAAAGGGTACATGATTTGTTTTACTGCAAATTTTTTTTCAGTAAGATATAATAACAATGCCTTGTCTGGCTTTGCCTTCCTCGAAAGTGCAAATGGCGGGCATCTACCATTAAATACCATACAGCATAAAACCTGGAATACACTGTTGGAACAAGTAATGCTGGAATCTAACCAACAACATAAAAACAGGGACAGCATCCTGCGTTCTTACCTGAATATCATGCTTTGCATGTTTGATCGTGAGCGTCCGGCGGAAGTAGTACTAACGAAAAGGAATATACGGGAAGAAAAAATCAGGCAGTTCAAATCCATGCTGGATGAGCATTTCATCTTACATAAAGCACCATCTTTTTATGCCGGATGCCTGAACATCACCACCAACTACCTGAACAAGCTTTGCAAGCAACAGGAAGGCTTATCCTGTGGTGCGATGATCAGGCGTAGGGTCACCATTGAGGCACAGCGGTTGCTACACTATACCGCCGACCCTATTACGGATATTGCACACCAGCTGGAGTTTGAGCAGGTATCCTATTTCATTACCTTCTTTAAAAAAAATGTGGGCGTAACGCCGGAACATTATAGAAAAAACAATTAG
- a CDS encoding PKD domain-containing protein, translating to MGSYPKVDFGPVPYCLGANQSMTDETQVTVGTPATWSWQWDDGTSSTGSSPAPPYTQPGPHAVALTVTTTQGCSSSATKTVLFSETPDITATGSNVCLGVATDFSSTNETPGIAISKYVWKFGDGQMGMGQSLQHQYADTGLYQATMYGLSSEGCASPVVPVPVKVNNVYAQAGKDTIIAVGQPLQLQAGWTQPGVTYHWQPATGLSDPYSDHPVAYLQSDQTYGLTLTSPEGCTATDFIHIKVYTGPEFYVPNAFTPNNDGRNDVFRAIAPGVQHLDFFCVWNRWGQLVFKSTDLPGGWDGTVRGQPAPADTYVWMVEGVDYLGRRFSRKGTVTLIR from the coding sequence CTGGGCTCTTACCCGAAGGTAGATTTTGGTCCCGTCCCATACTGTTTAGGTGCTAATCAATCGATGACCGATGAAACACAGGTGACAGTAGGTACGCCCGCGACCTGGAGCTGGCAATGGGACGATGGCACCAGTAGTACCGGTAGCAGTCCGGCGCCTCCATACACACAGCCAGGGCCACATGCGGTGGCGCTAACGGTGACGACTACACAGGGCTGTAGTAGCTCCGCCACCAAAACAGTACTTTTCAGTGAAACGCCTGATATTACCGCCACAGGAAGTAATGTTTGTCTGGGTGTTGCTACAGATTTCAGCAGCACCAATGAAACGCCGGGGATTGCCATTAGTAAGTATGTATGGAAATTTGGGGATGGGCAGATGGGGATGGGGCAGTCGTTGCAGCATCAGTATGCAGATACCGGTCTTTACCAGGCTACGATGTATGGTCTCAGTAGTGAAGGATGTGCTTCTCCGGTGGTACCGGTGCCGGTGAAAGTAAACAACGTATATGCGCAGGCGGGGAAAGATACCATTATCGCAGTAGGGCAGCCACTGCAACTGCAGGCCGGCTGGACGCAGCCAGGTGTCACTTACCACTGGCAGCCGGCAACAGGACTGAGTGATCCTTACAGCGATCATCCTGTGGCTTACCTGCAAAGCGATCAAACCTACGGGCTGACACTCACTTCTCCGGAAGGCTGTACTGCCACGGATTTTATTCATATTAAAGTTTATACCGGGCCGGAGTTTTATGTCCCCAATGCCTTTACGCCCAATAATGATGGAAGAAATGATGTATTCAGGGCAATAGCGCCTGGCGTGCAGCATCTCGACTTCTTCTGCGTCTGGAACCGCTGGGGACAATTGGTTTTTAAAAGTACCGACTTGCCTGGCGGCTGGGATGGTACGGTGAGGGGACAGCCAGCACCTGCGGATACCTATGTATGGATGGTAGAGGGAGTAGATTATCTGGGGAGAAGATTTAGCAGGAAGGGGACGGTAACGTTGATACGTTAA
- a CDS encoding RNA ligase family protein yields MNKNSEYEKMPKSLKGLNLSEKSQHELNKLKWVVTEKIHGANFSFVYENHRLLYAKRKDYLQWTDDFFGFQLVAARLEDSIIRVFEQLAQDIPASRYIIYGELFGGRYPHPDVVADPQFQAIQTGVYYSPVVDFCAFDIAMENDDTGAKQYLDYARSVAYFEEYSIFHAKILFSGKLNEALNFNTRINSAVPAQLQLPTLDNNLIEGIVVKPLQHMGLTEMDIRPIIKIKNPEFDEEKKFHEAEKWSLIPEVTSRAEKLSFLVEEMSGYITENRLNSVLSKTGRADKANTTRMNEIKAEFLRDVYEDFNLDNAGILDDLSEAEARWIRDRIAMRIVGLLNSFS; encoded by the coding sequence ATGAACAAAAATTCTGAATACGAGAAAATGCCCAAAAGCCTGAAAGGGCTTAATTTATCGGAGAAGAGTCAGCATGAGCTGAATAAATTAAAGTGGGTGGTCACCGAGAAAATTCACGGTGCTAATTTCAGTTTTGTCTATGAGAACCACCGGTTGTTGTACGCCAAACGCAAGGATTATCTGCAATGGACGGATGATTTCTTCGGGTTTCAGCTGGTAGCTGCCAGGCTGGAAGACAGCATTATCCGGGTGTTTGAGCAGCTGGCACAGGATATTCCTGCCAGCAGGTATATCATTTACGGAGAATTGTTTGGCGGGAGATATCCTCACCCGGATGTCGTTGCTGATCCGCAGTTCCAGGCGATACAGACTGGCGTGTATTACAGTCCCGTAGTGGATTTCTGCGCTTTTGACATTGCGATGGAAAATGATGACACAGGCGCCAAGCAGTACCTGGACTATGCCAGGTCTGTTGCTTACTTTGAGGAGTATAGCATTTTCCATGCGAAGATTCTCTTTAGCGGCAAACTGAATGAGGCGCTGAATTTCAATACCAGGATCAATTCTGCCGTACCGGCGCAGCTGCAATTACCGACGCTGGACAATAATCTTATCGAGGGCATCGTTGTGAAGCCGCTGCAGCATATGGGACTAACGGAAATGGATATACGGCCCATCATCAAAATAAAAAATCCGGAGTTCGACGAAGAAAAGAAATTCCATGAAGCGGAGAAATGGTCGCTGATACCAGAGGTCACGTCCCGTGCGGAAAAGCTGTCGTTTCTGGTGGAAGAAATGAGCGGATATATAACGGAGAACAGGCTTAACAGTGTGCTATCCAAAACAGGCCGCGCTGACAAGGCTAATACGACCCGGATGAATGAAATTAAAGCAGAGTTTCTGCGGGATGTTTATGAAGATTTTAATTTAGATAATGCCGGCATTTTAGATGACCTGAGCGAGGCAGAAGCCCGGTGGATAAGGGATCGTATAGCCATGCGGATCGTTGGGTTATTAAATAGTTTTAGTTAG
- a CDS encoding DUF4291 domain-containing protein has protein sequence MLERQIRAVYDEETITVYQAYSPKIGILAVEHQRFIPPFKMDRMTWIKPSFLWMMYRAGWGTKEGQEHILAINIKRSGFEWAIGNACLSHYKPKLHGSESAWQEAMKQAPVRIQWDPEKDIHMQNLDYRSIQIGLSGIAVEHYVNDWVVSITDISDYSRDLHQLIRSGKKEEATAKLPQERIYPLDAALGKPIHHSTQQ, from the coding sequence ATGTTAGAACGACAAATCAGGGCCGTCTATGACGAAGAAACAATCACCGTATACCAGGCATACTCACCAAAGATTGGCATCCTCGCAGTGGAACACCAGCGCTTCATACCACCATTTAAAATGGACCGCATGACCTGGATCAAGCCCTCCTTTCTGTGGATGATGTACCGCGCCGGGTGGGGTACAAAAGAAGGACAGGAACACATCCTTGCCATCAATATCAAACGCAGTGGATTTGAATGGGCCATCGGCAATGCCTGCCTCTCCCACTACAAACCAAAGTTACACGGCAGCGAAAGCGCCTGGCAGGAAGCCATGAAACAGGCACCCGTACGTATCCAATGGGACCCGGAGAAAGACATCCATATGCAAAATCTTGACTACAGAAGTATTCAGATCGGCTTATCAGGTATTGCTGTTGAGCATTATGTAAATGACTGGGTAGTATCGATAACAGATATCAGCGACTACTCCCGGGATTTACATCAGTTAATCCGCAGTGGCAAAAAGGAGGAAGCAACAGCAAAACTTCCGCAGGAACGTATCTATCCACTGGATGCCGCACTGGGTAAACCTATTCATCATTCCACACAACAATAA
- a CDS encoding DUF4267 domain-containing protein, translating into MKTITQKTAWFLSLATGLLLMFIGLRFFLVPEQAEAGFGIHTGLTEHFEFHYIKGIRDFAFGLLTTVLLLNKEYRSLGWLMLCCAIIPTTDFIVVLSNPLHPAAAIYPHLTAVLICLTVGPYYLYTTRKSQSYAV; encoded by the coding sequence ATGAAAACAATCACACAGAAAACAGCATGGTTCCTTTCCCTGGCCACCGGATTACTATTGATGTTCATCGGCCTCCGGTTCTTTCTTGTACCTGAACAGGCAGAAGCTGGCTTTGGTATCCATACCGGCCTTACCGAACATTTCGAATTTCACTATATCAAGGGCATCCGCGATTTCGCGTTTGGGCTATTAACGACGGTATTGCTGCTAAACAAAGAATACCGGAGTCTGGGTTGGTTAATGCTTTGCTGTGCTATCATTCCTACCACAGACTTCATCGTGGTACTGAGTAATCCGCTGCATCCTGCTGCTGCCATCTACCCACACCTTACAGCAGTATTGATCTGCCTGACTGTTGGCCCATACTACCTCTACACCACCAGAAAATCTCAATCCTATGCTGTTTAG
- a CDS encoding sulfatase-like hydrolase/transferase — translation MGENNGSQPQNVGFDDFRGFLSVSDMYTEWRDPTYNPEVALSPDRYKYIEDLPFSKYDVHSAKGGKIEEVKEITVDNIKNLDQDWCKYGEDFLKKQAGSKKPFFLYYCTRAAHFDNYPNSYYEGRSASRTVYGDAIVEIDDVFGRLIKVLQETGELENTLILFTSDNGPESEVPPAGRTAFRGAKGSTYEGGVRVPTFVYWKGVVKPRKSDGLFDLADVLPTSMAIAGKPGAEVSKLVPATTYIDGIDQLSFLAGDNSQSNRKSVFYFWDDKLSAVRVDEFKFMELAQQANAITQRGFNGGFSGGLVQAFGSIMFNLYTNPQEDETVGIRHIPLGVPLQTEFLRYRGVLKKYPGRVQISIH, via the coding sequence ATGGGGGAAAACAATGGCTCCCAGCCTCAGAACGTAGGCTTCGACGACTTCCGTGGCTTCCTCTCTGTATCGGATATGTATACCGAATGGCGCGACCCTACCTATAATCCGGAAGTAGCGTTGAGCCCTGACCGTTATAAGTATATCGAAGACCTTCCTTTCAGCAAATATGATGTACACTCCGCCAAAGGTGGGAAAATTGAAGAAGTAAAGGAGATCACGGTAGATAATATTAAAAACCTCGACCAGGACTGGTGCAAGTATGGGGAAGATTTCCTGAAAAAACAGGCCGGCAGCAAAAAACCATTCTTCCTGTATTATTGTACCAGGGCAGCACATTTCGATAACTATCCAAACAGTTATTACGAAGGCAGGTCTGCTTCCCGCACGGTTTATGGCGATGCAATCGTGGAGATTGATGATGTATTCGGCAGACTGATTAAGGTCTTGCAGGAGACTGGTGAGCTCGAAAATACCCTGATTCTCTTTACTTCAGATAACGGCCCGGAATCAGAGGTGCCGCCTGCCGGCAGAACAGCTTTCCGCGGCGCAAAAGGTTCTACCTATGAAGGAGGAGTAAGGGTACCTACTTTCGTATATTGGAAAGGAGTCGTGAAACCCCGTAAATCTGACGGATTGTTTGACCTGGCTGATGTATTGCCTACTTCCATGGCCATTGCTGGCAAACCGGGGGCAGAGGTGTCAAAGCTGGTTCCCGCAACTACCTATATTGATGGCATTGATCAGTTGTCTTTCCTCGCCGGCGATAATAGCCAGAGCAACAGGAAAAGCGTGTTCTACTTCTGGGATGATAAATTATCTGCTGTAAGGGTAGATGAATTTAAATTCATGGAGCTGGCACAGCAGGCGAATGCAATCACGCAACGCGGCTTTAACGGAGGCTTCAGCGGCGGACTGGTACAGGCTTTCGGTTCTATCATGTTTAACCTGTATACGAATCCACAAGAAGATGAAACAGTGGGTATCAGGCATATCCCGCTGGGTGTTCCTTTACAAACTGAATTCCTCCGCTATAGGGGGGTATTGAAAAAATACCCGGGCAGAGTACAGATTTCAATACACTAG
- a CDS encoding DUF4240 domain-containing protein, which yields MEKTTFWEIIEESVHVPEEFKADELQKSLARFSLNDIVDFEMILRELIIALDDYKIVGAQKIIAGSVSDDSYLYFRCWIISMGRKVFDDTLLHPDSLADFVDNSKFAEFEELLYVADSAYQMKSGVVADAENLPRDIAFEKGLDYDFGAYRLEGGRSASIVPKTPGGI from the coding sequence ATGGAAAAAACAACGTTTTGGGAGATTATTGAAGAATCTGTTCATGTACCCGAAGAATTTAAAGCCGACGAGCTTCAGAAATCCCTTGCCCGTTTCTCATTGAATGATATAGTAGATTTTGAGATGATACTGAGGGAATTGATTATAGCACTTGATGATTATAAAATCGTGGGTGCACAGAAAATAATTGCTGGTTCTGTCAGCGACGACAGCTACCTGTACTTCCGATGTTGGATAATTAGTATGGGCAGAAAAGTTTTTGACGACACCTTACTGCATCCTGATTCCCTGGCGGATTTCGTTGATAATTCAAAGTTTGCTGAATTCGAGGAGCTACTGTATGTGGCAGATAGCGCTTACCAAATGAAAAGTGGAGTTGTGGCAGATGCGGAGAACCTTCCCAGGGACATTGCTTTTGAGAAAGGTCTGGACTATGATTTTGGCGCATATAGATTGGAAGGAGGAAGATCTGCCTCTATTGTACCCAAAACTCCGGGCGGTATTTAA
- a CDS encoding DUF262 domain-containing protein has translation MQLSEIKINEGKRLSFFQLFSTQQLNIEIPIIQRDYAQGRKSAKEVRSQFLTTLYKYLDENIPNRDLDFVYGSISRPVKGAPTFIPLDGQQRLTTLFLLHWYLGTLSGNEQTLRENLLDGNRSRFSYETRASAREFCDALLSSIVDFGPLEHGKSLSTIITNEGWYFESWRQDPTIQSMLTMLDAIDQRFRNKPDFFNRLIKSEPPLITFQFLDIGELHLTDDLYIKINSRGKELTPFENFKAKLEKEIAELFKGEPKHWSFQSGKGEMKLLTQDYFSHSIDTKWLDFFWAQSYENGKPVFSDDYIMNFIRVILTNEYACNRDSVDDNLRKLVGTQDIKSEAGYKGVAKGVSFFNYKDYGVLQAHIITALVASFDSLLKVTEIDAAHMPEDHHYNHWSVSRKAFIHDLRATDRIRFHAFLTYILRGFETSGLKEMMRVVYNLTENSDFDDSRSLANALKEIRKLSPYMPDILTHLAGGEAEISSFYGQQIEEEKIKACLILKGNPWATAVLSIEKHSFVRGQIGFLLEFSGILEYYNRNKHCNWNDEEDSTFLNIFNSYVEKSTALFDYLNNRSNASEEEYLWERAMLSKGDYLITAEYWRKNFLHSSANLRDYSWKRLLRLNGRQDNDNEVQTARRKLVKELLDDNRFDPKNFQDSCRRFIADIPMGWRAPFVRNPRLIKACTQGFIRVNDSDQRIRLLKTSKLTYHYELLTYHLFTEEMENCDFGPFKANYTVDYGETGIPKITLRGMIYSSKEYGIDIFNKDHLHLNFKVLNSNSGDTSAYDSVILDALEKADFKYPDTENGGYSRMEEVNTVMERLQMLCTHLHEIVK, from the coding sequence ATGCAATTAAGTGAAATAAAAATTAATGAAGGAAAAAGGTTGTCATTTTTTCAATTATTTTCCACGCAACAATTGAACATTGAAATACCGATTATTCAGCGTGATTATGCACAGGGACGAAAATCTGCTAAAGAAGTAAGATCGCAATTCCTGACAACACTTTATAAGTATCTGGATGAAAATATTCCCAACAGGGATCTGGATTTTGTCTATGGTAGTATTTCAAGGCCTGTTAAAGGGGCGCCTACATTTATTCCACTGGATGGACAACAGCGTCTTACTACCCTTTTTCTGCTTCACTGGTATTTAGGCACCTTGAGCGGGAACGAACAAACATTACGTGAAAACTTGCTGGATGGCAATAGGTCCCGATTTTCATACGAAACACGTGCCAGTGCCCGTGAGTTTTGTGATGCACTGTTGTCAAGTATTGTTGATTTTGGGCCATTAGAACATGGTAAATCATTATCCACAATTATTACAAATGAAGGTTGGTACTTTGAGTCATGGAGACAGGATCCGACAATCCAGTCTATGCTCACTATGTTGGATGCAATAGATCAAAGGTTTCGAAATAAACCGGACTTCTTTAACAGGCTTATAAAAAGTGAGCCACCTCTAATTACCTTTCAATTTCTCGATATTGGAGAACTACATCTTACAGATGACCTCTATATTAAAATAAATTCTCGAGGCAAGGAGCTAACACCCTTTGAGAACTTCAAGGCAAAACTGGAAAAAGAAATAGCAGAACTGTTTAAGGGTGAGCCTAAGCATTGGTCGTTCCAGTCCGGAAAGGGTGAAATGAAATTACTAACCCAAGACTACTTTTCCCATAGCATTGACACAAAATGGCTGGATTTTTTTTGGGCTCAATCATATGAAAATGGGAAGCCAGTTTTTTCTGATGACTACATCATGAATTTTATCCGCGTCATACTCACTAATGAGTATGCCTGTAATAGGGATAGTGTAGATGATAATTTGAGAAAATTGGTGGGTACACAGGATATCAAAAGTGAAGCCGGTTATAAAGGAGTGGCGAAAGGTGTTTCTTTCTTCAATTATAAGGATTATGGAGTGCTGCAAGCTCATATTATTACCGCTCTTGTAGCTTCGTTTGATAGCTTACTAAAGGTAACTGAGATAGATGCTGCCCATATGCCGGAAGATCACCATTATAACCATTGGTCGGTATCCCGGAAGGCATTCATTCATGACCTCAGAGCGACTGATAGAATTAGATTTCACGCATTCCTGACGTATATTTTGAGGGGTTTTGAAACCAGCGGACTTAAAGAAATGATGCGGGTTGTCTATAACCTTACCGAGAATAGTGATTTCGACGATTCAAGAAGTTTAGCGAACGCCTTGAAGGAAATTAGAAAATTATCTCCCTATATGCCAGATATTCTGACGCACTTAGCAGGAGGAGAAGCGGAGATCAGCTCTTTCTATGGTCAACAAATAGAAGAGGAGAAAATCAAAGCCTGTCTTATACTCAAAGGAAATCCTTGGGCTACTGCTGTGTTGAGTATCGAGAAGCATTCTTTTGTAAGAGGTCAGATAGGCTTCCTATTAGAATTCAGCGGGATACTTGAGTATTATAACAGGAATAAGCATTGTAATTGGAACGATGAAGAAGATAGTACATTCCTGAATATATTTAATAGCTATGTGGAAAAATCTACCGCACTGTTTGATTATCTCAATAACAGAAGTAACGCTTCAGAGGAGGAGTATCTGTGGGAAAGGGCTATGCTTTCCAAAGGTGATTATTTGATCACCGCCGAATATTGGAGAAAAAATTTTCTCCATAGCTCTGCTAATCTTCGTGATTATAGCTGGAAACGACTTTTGCGACTAAACGGCAGGCAGGACAATGACAACGAAGTGCAGACTGCACGCAGAAAACTTGTAAAAGAATTACTCGACGATAATCGATTTGATCCCAAAAATTTCCAAGATTCCTGTCGGAGATTTATTGCAGATATTCCTATGGGATGGCGGGCTCCTTTTGTAAGAAATCCCCGCTTGATTAAAGCTTGTACACAGGGTTTTATCCGGGTAAATGATAGCGATCAAAGAATCCGTCTTTTGAAAACTAGTAAGTTGACTTATCATTATGAATTACTTACTTATCATTTATTTACAGAAGAAATGGAGAACTGTGACTTCGGTCCTTTTAAGGCCAATTATACAGTAGACTATGGAGAAACAGGTATACCAAAGATTACGCTTCGAGGAATGATCTATAGTAGTAAAGAATATGGTATTGATATATTTAATAAAGACCATCTTCATTTAAATTTCAAGGTATTGAACAGCAATTCCGGTGATACATCTGCTTATGATAGCGTGATCCTTGATGCTTTGGAGAAAGCAGACTTTAAATATCCAGACACAGAAAATGGAGGATATTCCCGGATGGAGGAAGTTAATACAGTTATGGAAAGATTACAAATGCTCTGTACTCATCTACATGAAATTGTAAAATGA
- a CDS encoding DUF262 domain-containing protein yields the protein MTTTKLILKPICRLSNEIFYIPAYQRGYRWGPAQVIALLDDIWRFRAEKKDTPFKEVFYCLQPLVVSPSPQGWIVIDGQQRLTTILLIITYLQTRADDLDNIKFSISYETRPESQSFIENIGDIHREDNIDYYHMSEAFNSIKAWFKSKGPNTKINFQQTFLNDDDEGKNVKVIWYQVDESETATHIDIFTRLNIGKIPLTSAELIKAFLLQKEHFPIEKADVKQIQIATEWDYIERMLQRDEFWYFIYDAADTFNYENRIEYIFDRMFDRQKDTDYYHTFYAFISEENLVKDSNGQVDIGAMWIKVKQYFQVLEDWFSNNELYHLVGYLICCGYRMNKLKADADKISKDKFKEILNEKIKNTVNFQIVNLEYNNDRAEIKRLLLLFNIQTLLKSEGESRFPFDLFKTYDWDIEHINSQTERDIDKRYRKDWMADIVKYFTGLSIEVILQNKSKLDDLKEDDGNFCKRILELYSMDAVNEVMFSEIKQEIANRFDADLDDRNKYIDSIGNLTLLDSATNRSYKNAFFPIKRQHIIENDSIGKFVPICTKNVFLKYYADRLGDVMHWKESDALSYTNAIFRMLENYLPSQEM from the coding sequence ATGACCACTACGAAATTAATACTAAAACCTATTTGCCGTTTAAGTAATGAAATTTTTTATATTCCCGCCTATCAAAGAGGATATCGCTGGGGGCCGGCACAAGTTATAGCTTTACTGGATGATATTTGGAGATTCCGAGCAGAAAAAAAAGATACTCCTTTCAAAGAAGTGTTCTATTGTCTACAGCCACTGGTTGTTTCTCCCTCCCCTCAAGGATGGATCGTCATTGATGGACAGCAACGATTAACAACCATTCTATTGATCATTACCTACTTACAAACCCGGGCAGATGATCTTGACAATATTAAATTTTCAATCTCTTACGAGACAAGACCTGAAAGCCAGAGCTTCATTGAGAATATTGGCGATATTCACCGTGAGGATAACATTGATTATTATCACATGAGCGAAGCATTTAATTCAATTAAAGCTTGGTTCAAAAGTAAAGGTCCGAATACCAAGATCAACTTTCAACAAACATTTCTAAATGATGATGATGAAGGAAAAAACGTAAAGGTAATATGGTATCAGGTTGATGAGTCAGAGACAGCCACTCATATTGATATCTTTACCCGTTTAAACATAGGGAAAATTCCCTTAACAAGTGCAGAGTTGATAAAGGCTTTCCTGTTACAAAAAGAACATTTTCCAATAGAAAAGGCTGATGTAAAACAAATCCAGATCGCAACTGAGTGGGATTATATCGAAAGGATGCTCCAACGTGATGAATTCTGGTATTTTATCTATGATGCAGCTGATACATTTAATTACGAGAACCGTATTGAATATATATTTGATAGAATGTTTGATCGACAAAAAGACACTGATTATTATCATACATTCTATGCATTTATCTCTGAAGAAAACCTGGTCAAAGATAGTAACGGACAAGTTGACATAGGTGCTATGTGGATCAAGGTAAAACAATACTTTCAGGTCCTTGAAGATTGGTTCAGTAACAATGAGCTATATCATTTGGTTGGATATCTCATTTGTTGCGGCTATCGAATGAATAAACTAAAAGCTGATGCAGATAAAATAAGTAAGGATAAATTTAAAGAAATCCTGAATGAAAAAATAAAAAATACTGTCAATTTTCAAATTGTCAATCTGGAGTATAATAATGATCGAGCCGAAATTAAGAGATTGTTGTTACTGTTCAATATTCAGACGCTTCTGAAATCTGAAGGCGAGAGCAGGTTTCCATTTGATTTATTCAAAACTTATGACTGGGACATTGAACATATCAACTCTCAAACAGAAAGAGATATAGATAAACGCTATAGGAAGGACTGGATGGCCGATATCGTGAAATATTTTACAGGTCTTAGTATAGAAGTAATCTTACAAAACAAGAGTAAATTGGATGACTTGAAAGAAGATGACGGGAATTTTTGTAAAAGGATTCTCGAACTTTATTCCATGGACGCTGTTAACGAAGTGATGTTTTCAGAAATAAAACAGGAAATAGCTAATCGATTCGATGCTGATTTAGATGACCGCAATAAATACATAGATAGCATTGGGAACCTTACACTCCTGGATTCGGCCACAAATCGTAGTTACAAAAACGCATTCTTTCCCATTAAGCGCCAGCATATTATTGAAAATGACAGCATAGGAAAGTTTGTGCCTATTTGTACTAAGAACGTATTTCTAAAATATTATGCAGATCGCCTTGGCGATGTCATGCATTGGAAAGAAAGTGATGCATTGTCATACACTAATGCCATTTTTCGTATGTTAGAAAATTATCTTCCCTCACAAGAAATGTAA
- a CDS encoding Crp/Fnr family transcriptional regulator, with translation MHQDLLQHIGYFIHLSEEEKEWVSQRFIIRTYQKGDYFLREGQVCREAAFIQSGLLRYVLTKEDGEELTVDFNKEQEWTCNYASFLDKSPSGTAIQCIEPTTLLVISYDDLQLLYTHVAEGQKFGRLICEFLYVEAIKKVRSMYTHQPGERYLQFLDTYASLAQRLPQYYISSYVGVQPPSLSRIRKRLSK, from the coding sequence ATGCATCAGGATCTCCTACAACATATCGGCTATTTCATACATCTTTCCGAAGAAGAAAAAGAATGGGTTTCACAAAGATTTATCATCCGAACTTATCAAAAGGGGGATTATTTCCTGCGGGAAGGCCAGGTATGCCGGGAAGCAGCCTTTATTCAGTCGGGGCTGCTGAGATATGTGCTTACAAAGGAAGATGGTGAAGAATTGACGGTAGACTTCAACAAAGAGCAGGAATGGACCTGTAATTACGCCAGTTTTCTGGATAAGAGTCCGTCAGGAACTGCTATTCAGTGTATTGAGCCCACTACCCTGCTGGTTATCTCTTATGATGATCTGCAGTTGCTGTATACCCATGTGGCCGAAGGGCAGAAATTTGGTCGCCTGATCTGTGAATTTTTATATGTAGAGGCTATCAAAAAAGTCCGTTCGATGTATACCCATCAGCCGGGGGAGCGTTACCTGCAGTTCCTGGATACCTACGCCTCGCTGGCACAGCGCCTGCCCCAATATTATATCTCCTCCTATGTAGGCGTACAGCCGCCATCATTGAGTCGTATCAGGAAAAGACTGTCAAAATAG